acataggtggttcgttcaacatccttaaacaatccttattcagagaccagaagaaatttctaactgggccctacctgcaaggtcttgcgctgtttatcttgataaagatcaccatgtcgcgcatatatggttgtgatgcatgtgccttgtgtacccttatcagacgggttgtcatgatgggtatactgggcctcgtatattttaactcagcgtcactttgatggcatgcactgctctctcactcaataataataataataataataataataataataataataataataataataataataataataataataataataataataataataataataataatgatgatgatgatgatgatgatatggtcagctgacagaatcgttagcacgccgagccaAGTGCTTAGCGACATTCTGTCCGTCttaacgttccgagttcaagtcGCCgcgattgactttgcttttcatcctttttggtgGCCGATAAAATACGTATTAGTCATGTAATCACTATTCCCCTCCTCTAacattccaggccttgtgcctatagtagagagggttattgatattattattattattatcattattattattattattattattattattattattattattattattattattattattattatcatcatcattatcatcatcattattattattattatattattattattattattattattattattattattattattattattattattatgtccttTCGTCATTTCCCTCTCTCCGTTTTTGATTTCTTCGAAAGTCCCTTCTCATAtcaatcttttttatatatattttaaacaaataacaTCGTATGATGATTATCTCTCAGCAATTTTTGTAGTTGTAATGTTGATGGGgagaaaggagaaggaaaagtcTGATATAGAATGAATCGTGGAATCACGTTTTCGGATGTTAAACATTAGTAAAAGACATGTCGTTACCAGCAActgttttgcatatattttttcttatttccttggAAATAAGAGCGTGAGGAGAAGACCTTCGGAAACATCTGGTTAATGGTAATATTTTTTGCTGTATTCAAACTGCtatttttaaagtgaaagagaaaaattgCATTCTAAAATATtcctaaaagacaaaaacaaatatacaaaattgGCAAAGATTCCATAAATGTAATATCACGTGTCAGTGTCAAAACCAGACATTGGCTGTTCAACCGGAAGTATAACCAAAACGccatttttctttccattaatcATTATGATGACTTCATAACTAGTCTGAATAAAATTTAACCTTCGCCCTCCTTTTTCTTCCTACTTATTCTTTGccgacttctttctttctcttcgtaGAGTTATCAATATCCTTcacactaaggcggcgagctggcagaaacgttaaacacgccgggtgaaatgcttagcggtatttcgtttgtcgttactttctgagttcaaattccgccgaagttgactttgcctttcatccttcaggggtcgataaattaagtaccagttgagtactggggtcgatctagtctACTGGCACCCTTCCCAAAAAGTTTCGAGCCTTGTAcgtaaagtagaaaagaatatccttCACACTGTTTCTTTCATTCCCTCTGCCTCTCTTTttatatccatctatttatatgcatacacgcgcacacatacatacatacatacatacatacatacatacatacatacatacatacatacatacatgcatagatagatagatagatagatagatagatagatagatagatagatagatagatgatagatagatagatagatagatagatagatagatagatagatagatagatagatagatagatagatagatagatagataagtttctttattggccacacagggctgcacacagatgggacaagttacaaggtagagcttttcttttgggggatgaaaaaaacaaaaaacaaaagatacaaaaaaaaggggtggcgtaggttttcgatcaagagggatcgtaaaagggaagaaaagaacagaaaaaaaatagatagatagatagatagatagatagatagataaattagcaAATGGAGGGGCCAACTTCGAATACGGgtgatattttggaaaaaaagtgGAACTTATACACGCGAAGtacggtattttattttataatcctTTGTTTATgtgttgtttctttgttgttttagTGTTTATTTATGACTTGTGTTTGCTTATATCGTTTAGGTGTGGGGTTTGCACTTCGCAAAATAGTATCGAAGCTCAGCAGTTATACGAATATACAGGTAGACGAGAGTGGTACGTGGACCCTTGATATCACGTCGACGTTTAAAAATATACATCTTCAGTTTAAACTTGGCGAGGAATTCGACGAAACTACAGGAGATGGCCGTCACATGAAAGTGAGTATATATCTATCCCGCCCTCGCCCCTCTATCTCTATGTAAGtagcttttatatatgtatatgtatgtatgcttatatatgtgtgtaagtgtgtgcttctgtatatatatatatatatatatatatatatatatatatatacaatacgatATTATAACGATAAATTATTGTATCATGATATAtcaaatacattataatatagatgGTTATACCAATTAAAAACCAGAAAgatacaatacataaataaaggTGTAAAATAGGCCCagcaattgctagaaataagagctaaaaataTGACTCAAATAGCCACACAAAATCATCAACCACatgagatgttatatatatatatatggaacgaaAAACGCAATggagggcattaaaacgttctgacagatagacgatacaaaggcggacaagagaaacaacaattaggacaggcaaaaaaagactggtatttcttgttttttttcatcaGGGAAGTCCCAGAAAtcacgaccatttcgggcagttacacttgagatagtTCGATCTGGTTACCCCCAAATAAGTCTAAGCGAAGAGCATTAGACCGCTTTGTAtaaaagctagcgaatgtgtacggcaacaaagaaaaaaaaacaaataaacaaaaaaatggagaTCATAGTACACAATCatgaatacaaacaacaattaattattgttatactctttactcttttgcttgtttcagtcatttgactgcggccatgctggagcaccgccttttagtcgagcaaatcgaccccaagacttattctttgaaaacctagtacttattctatc
The sequence above is a segment of the Octopus sinensis unplaced genomic scaffold, ASM634580v1 Contig19618, whole genome shotgun sequence genome. Coding sequences within it:
- the LOC115232159 gene encoding fatty acid-binding protein homolog 5 is translated as MTCVCLYRLGVGFALRKIVSKLSSYTNIQVDESGTWTLDITSTFKNIHLQFKLGEEFDETTGDGRHMKSTFTVEDGALKQIQRATKSGGVDSIIIRKLQEDGTMIAVSNLF